CGGCGCAATCGCCGGCACGTTCATCCAGATCGAGACACCTCCGCAGCTGCGCGGCCGAGTGATGAGCTTCTACTCGATCACGCTGATCGGACTGCCGTCGCTGGGAGTTCTGGGTGTGGGCGCGCTTGCCGAGTGGCTCGGCGGAGCGCAAGGGACTCCGCGCGCGGTGCTCTACGGGGCGATTCTGCTAGCGGTGATCCTGCTGGCCACCGCACCCACGATGCTGCGCGCGCACATCGAGCCCGCGAGTCCGAGCGATGCCAAGCGCGCGCCCTAGCTACTTGCGCGTGAACGTGAGCGCTGAGCCATTGGTTAGATTGCCGAGAACCGCCGAGACCTTCAGCGTGTTGCCGTCGAGCTGGTAGTACCAAAACGTGGGGCGGTCGGGGAAGTCCGCATACACGAGCGTGACCGTCGGCGCCCCCGAGTTGGAACCCGTCTGGTACGTGCCGGTAAACGCCACGGGGCTTCCGATGGCGCTCTTGCCGGCGTAGCGGAATCGGCCATCGGCGAAGAACGTGATGTCGGACAGGCTCGCGTCCTTGCCCGCCGTGTCCGGCGACGTCCACTGCCCCACAAGGCTGGCTTGCTTTGCCGGTGGCTGCTTTGCCGGGGCCTGCTTTGACGGGGCGCAGCCAAGCAGCGCCACGCCGAGCAGCGCCAAGACGCTTGCCCCGATCATGCACCGCTTCAGCAAGCCTGCGCTCCTTCGATCGGGGACGACGCTCGTCGCCCAAGGTGATGCCACAACATCATTTCGTCGCCGTGGGCGGATAGGGCGTGCCTTCCGGTGTCGCCTTGAGCAATACCGGCTTTCTCGGCGCCTGCGAAAAATCGAACGAGTCGATCAGGTCGTACGCCTGAGTGTCGCGCGTCGTAAGCGACGCCACCCCGAAGCGCTCCTCAACCAACTTGAGCCACGACTCGAACGACGCCATCCGATGGTCGATGAAGCCGCGTTTGGAGTAGGGACTGATCACCAGCGACGGAACGCGCAAGCCGAGCCCGTACTGATCGACCTTGGGCGGCATGACGTGGTCGTAGAAGCCGCCCCAGTCGTCCCACGCGATGAAGATGGCGGTGTGGTTCCAGTCAGGTCCGGCCATGACGGCATTGACCACGCCGGTCACGTAGGCCATCCCGTCCGCGATGTTGGACGGAGGATGCTCGCTTACGTCGTCTGAGGGGATGACCCAGCTGACCTGCGGAAGCTTGCCTTCCCGCGCGTCGACGTAGAACTGCTCGGTATCCACTAGGCGCGCGTACTGCGACGGGTCGTCGCGAACGGCCGGGAACGCCGGCAGCGGGTTCTTGTTCGTGTAGACCTGCGCCGCTTGCGTCTGATCCGAGCTCATGCCGACAAGCGCGTCGTCCTCGGTGTCGCCTACTCGGCCTTCTCGGACGTAGTACTTCCAGTCGATGCCGGAGTTCTGGAGCAGCTGGGTGATCTCGGGAAACGAGAACGTGTGCGGCACCGGAACCAAGGGGCCGCCAACATAGCCGCCGCTTTGGCCAGCGATGATGTAGAGATGCGACGGCAGGCTGTACGAAGCAACCGACTCGTACATGTGATCTTGGAGCACGAAGAGGTTGGCGTAGTCCCAGTAGTTCGGGATCTCGTGGTAGTCGTGATAGCCCATGACGTCTTGCGCGTTTCCGCGGCCTGGACCGAGCGGCGGACTGAGGGCAATCGATCCCCACGACTGGTTCAGGAAGCCATCCATCCGCCCGCCGTCGATGTCGGCAATCGCCGCGTCCCACCCGTGAGGACCACCGCGGTTGGTGAGCGACGTGTCGTGATACGGCGCCACGGTCTGGCCGAGAAGCCCTGGCACCTCAACGCCCGCCGGAATCCCATCGACGCCCGGATACGTGCCGAAGTAGTGATCGAAGCTGCGGTTCTCCTGGATGATGAAGACGAAGTGGTCGATCTTATCCAGGCCCGGTGGCCGGTCGGGCACGATTCCGCCGCCGTTAGCCTGCAGGTCGGCCGTCGTGATGCGCTTCGGGGGCGCCGCTGTGGGTTTCGCCGCGGGCTTGCACCCGCCGAGCGTGGAGGCGCATGCGATGGCGAGTGCGACAAGCACGGCCACGCGCCGATGCTCCGCTATCCAGCTAGGTCCGTGCACGTGCGCCCCCTTCCTACCGCCCGAAGCGCTCGCGAATCGCATCCACCACGGCGTCGCTCGACATGCGCTCGATGTCTGCGACGGGCAGCGCGCCGAGGAAGTCTCGGCCGTAACCCTTGGTTACCACCCGAGCGTCGGCGATGACGAGGCAACCTGTATCCGCGTTGCTGCGAATCAGACGCCCGGCCGCCTGCTTCAGTTCTAGCACGGCTTCGGGCAGCGTGTACCGGCGCCAAGCGCCACGGCCTTCGCGCAGCTCCCGCTCCTTGGCGAGCGGATCGCTCGGGCGACCAAAGGGGAGTTTGGGCACGATGACGCAGCGAAGCGTGTCGCCCTTGGCGTCGAAGCCCTCCCAGAAGCTCTTGAGCGCGAAAAGCGACAGGCGCTCGTCGGCGAGGAACTCGTCGCGTAGGCGCTTGGCCGACGTGCCACGCTTCTGACAAAGCAGCGCGATTCCCTCGCGCTCGAGGCGCGGCTCGAGGATCGCGTGCAGGTGCTCCATGTCTCGGCGATTGGTGAAGAGCGTCAGGACGCTGCCGCCCATCGCCTGATGAACGTTCTCGATGAGCGTTTCGAGGTCGGCGAGGTAGCCGTGCTGGTTGGGCTCGTGCAGGTCAGTCGGCACGAACACCGACATCTGCCGCTCGAAGTCGTAGCTGCTGGTCAGCCTCAGCGATCGCCAGCGCGCATCGTCGAGCAGGTCGAGTCCCACGCAGTGTGCGAAGTGCGCGAAGCTCTCCCCCGTCGCGATGGTCGCCGAGCAGAACACGACGCTCTGTACGCGCTCGTAGAGGTCGTCGGCGAGCACCTGTCCCACGTCGAGGCGCTCGGCACGCAGCTTCTCGGCGTCTCGGTCCCGACGGCGATCGAGCTCGACGCTGTAGACGAGCGACTCGTCCTCGCCATCGAGAACCGCGACGAGCCCTGCCTGCTGGTCGGCAAGGCGCGTGAGGAGGCCGGCAAGATCCGCTCGGCCATCGGTGTACTCCGGGCCCAGCTCCTCTATCAGCGTCATCAGCTCGCGACCATCTCGAAGCAGCGACTCGAGACGCTTGGCCAGTGACGTACCGGTCGATGCAACGACGCCCCACGGGCTGGTGTCGCGAGTGCCCTCGGTGACCCACAACTCGGCGCCGTCGTAGGCGCTCTCGCCCGCGAGCGGCGCGAGGTCTTTGACGAAGTCGAACAGCGAGTCGGACAGCGTGAGGCACCGCTGCGTCTGCTCCTCCATGCGTACGATGACGCCGAGAATGCCCGCCACACCCTCGCCGCCACGAAGGGAGCGGCGCAGTGTCTCGAGCAGCCCGCCGCGCGTCTTGCTCGCCAGCCCGCCCAGCACCGTCGACAGTTCGACGTGGCCGGCCCCGACCGTGAGCTGCTTGCGCGCCTCGGTCTCGGCGGAGTGCGCCTCGTCGACGACCCAGTGGCGAATCGGCGGCAGGATGCCGCCCTGCGCGACGACGTCGCGGAAGAGCAGAGCGTGGTTGGTCACGACAACGTGTGCGCTGCTGGCTCGGCGGCGCACGCCGTGCAGGTAGCACAGCTGTGGGAAGAAGCGGCATCGCTTGTGCGTGCAGTCGGCCTGTGACGCTTGGATCGCTGTGCGCAGCTCTCGGCGGCCCCAATGGAGGTTGATGGCGTCCAGATCGCCCCAGCTCGACTGCACGGTCCATGAGTAGAGCGAGGCAATCGTCGAGAGGCGATCGTCATCGGCGCCGTTCTCGCCCAACTCGCTGCTGTAGCGCTCGAGCTTGCGCAGGCACGGGTAGTGGTCGTACCCCTTGAGGGCGACGTAGCGCAACTTCCCGCCCAGAGCGGCGTTCAAGCGCGGCAGCTCGTGATAGACGAGCTGGTCCATGAGCGCGTTGGTCTTTGTCGCCACGCCCACGCCCACTCGGTTCTCGAGCGCGTAGAGCGCCGCCGGCACCAGGTAGGCGATCGACTTGCCCACGCCGGTGCCCGCCTCGATGGCAACGTTCGTACGGGTGTCGAACGCCTCGAGCACCGCACCAGCCATCTCGAGTTGCTCGGCTCTCGACTCGAAGCCCTCGTACATGCGCCCGGCGATGCCCTCCGCGGTGAACTCCTCGAGCACGCGCTCGGGGGTGGGGCAGACGGTCGCGATCTCATCGGCGTCGTGGAGCGCCTCGGCTTTGTCGGCAGCGACACGCTTGCGGCGCGCCTCCTTCAGGTCGAAGACGCTTCCGGGCTCGGCGCCTGCGAGATGCGCGAGCACCGCGCGAAGCGGCCACTCCGTGTCGGGCGCGAAGTCGGTGATGCGATGGAGCAGCCCGGCCGGCAGGTCGCTCGCGCCGACGAGCGCGATGCGCCACACGGCCGCTAGCGCGAGCACGTCGTGCAGCGCGCGATGGGGGGCGCCATCCGGACGCACGGTGAACGCCTCGGAGAGGTCTGCCAGCCGATGCGAGCGCAATCGTGGCAGTCCCACGCGCACGAGCTGCAACGAGTCGAGCCAGCGGCCGCGAAACGCATGACGGCCGGCGACGCGCTCGAGGAACGAGCGGTCGAAGCTGACGTTGTGCGCGACCACGTCTCGGCCACCTACGAACTCGAGCAGCCGCGAGACGACGGCCTCGACGCTGGGCTGGCCGGCGACCATCTCGTCGGTGATGCCGGTGAGCTTGGTGATTTCCAGCGGTACCGGCACGAGCGGGTCGACCAGTTCGTCGAAGGTCGCGACAATCTCGGGCCCGCGCAAAATGGCTGCAGCGATCTCGATGACGTGGTCGCGCTCGCAGTCGTAGCCCGTAGTCTCGATATCGACGACCGCGACCTCGTCCTCGAAGCCAAAGACCATCGTCCGGGCGCGCTCGGCGAGCGTCTCGTAAGACGCAACCACGTCGGGGTCGGTACCCGGGACGAGAAAGCGATGCAGGGCCTCGGAAGTCACCCGCCGAGAGTACCAGACGGGGCTGACATCGGCGGGTCGATCGGCCGTCAGGTGGAGCGTCCGGGGGCGCTCGGTACATCAGCGGGCAGCGCGCGCCCTAGAAGCGTGACAGCCGGTCCGACGAAACAGCAGGGCGCCCCTCTCGGGACGCCCTGCGGGCAAAGCTCGTGTGCGGTGCGAGTGGCGGCTTAGAGCGAGCCACCCATGGTGCGGCCCTTGACGTACCAGGTGTTGCCCACCTTGGTGAACACCCAGGTGTAAGTGATGTTCATCGCGGGGGTGTCCTCTTCGAGGACGATCGACGTGTCGGCGCCGGACGCCGTGGAGGCACTCTGCTTGAAGCCCGTGATGCCGTAGGGCTTGAGCTGAGTGGCCATGCCGTCTGACGTGCCGTACGAGGACTTCGAAGCCAGCGGAAGCAGCCCGAAAGCCGTCTTGTAGTCGCTCGCCATGACGGCGGCGGAGTAGGCCTTTATGGCCGCATCCGGCGTCACACCGGCGGCCAACTTGGTCGCCGTCTTGGGGTCAAACGGAGCGTTCGTCGCGGGCGCGGTCATCGCACTGCTCGGCGCGGCGGCGCTGGTGCTCGACGAAGCAGCAGTCGTCGAGCTGACCGAAGCGGTCGGCGACGGGAGAGCGGTCGTACGCTGGTAGATCATGAAGCCGACGATAGCGGCCAGCAGAACAGCGATAGCGACCAAGGCGTAGATGATCACCTGTTGGTTGCTGCTTTGGGTCTGATCGGGCATTGGCTTTCCCTTTCGTAAAACGTAACTGGCTTGCCTGAACGGCGCTTAACGCGCCCGCACACTATACTCTGGCGGCGCGTATCTCGTACAGCACCACACAATTCACGATGCTAGGATGAGCGAATGGCGCGCCAGAGAAGTGTTTTCGACATTGTGGGTCCTGTGATGATTGGGCCCTCCTCCAGTCACACCGCCGGCGCTTGCCGTCTCGGCGAGCTGGCTCGTGCCATCTTCGCCGAGACTCCGACCCACGCTCGCATCCTGCTCCACGGCTCCTTCGCCTCCACGGGCCCGGGCCACGGGACAGACATCGCGCTCGTTGCTGGGCTGCTCGGCATGCACCCGGACGACGAGCGACTGCCCAACGCCCTGGAGCTGGCTCGCAACTCCGGTCTGACCGTCGAGTTCGCCGAGGCGGACCTGGGCGACTCGCATCCCAACACCGCGCAGTTCGAGCTGTGCGACGCGGAGGGCCACACGATGTGCGTTCGCGGGTCCTCGTTGGGCGGCGGCGACGTCGTCGTCAACCAGATCGATCACTTCGAAGTGGAGATCACCGGCGACCTGCCCGTGCTGGTCGTGGGCCACGTCGACCGGCCGGGGGAGATCGCCGCGGTTACCAGCCTCCTTGCCGAGAGCGACGTCAACATCGCCTCGATGCAGGTCTCGCGCGAGCAGCGTGGCGCCAACGCCCTGATGCTCATCGAGACCGACGCCGTGGTCGACCGCGTGACCGCCGAGCGTATCGCCAAGCAGCCGGGCGTCACGAGCGTGCGGCGGGTCTCGGCGGTCTAGGGCGTTGCTGGAGTCGCGGCTGGCTGTGAAGCCGCTGCGGCCGACCCCTGCGCGGCTGCGGCCGCCTTAACCTGCGCGTGGCAGTCGGTGCACCACGACGTTGCGTGACAACCCATGCAGTCCGCGGTGGTCACGTCGCCGTCGGCCAACTCCGTGACATGCGACTTCTGTGTCCAGTCCGCAGGGTGCGCCTGGGGGTGGCACATCAGGCACCGATCCATCCCCGTCCCCGCGGCAGGCGCCGGCGCCGGGGCCGAGGCGATCATGCTTAGCGCGAGGAAGAACACCGCGAGCGCTGCGAGGGCAACAGTGAGGGGCTTCATTGCGTGGGGCTCCTTCTCGGCAAGCTACATCGGGAGGTGGACGTCGGAGGACATCTGCAGCATGGCTCGGTACTCCTGCGGCGAGAGGCCGTTGCCGAAGTGGCCGGTGATGACCGCGACGGTCACCACCGCCAGGAAGACGACGATGAACATCAGGCCGAACGAGAGCGGGTCGAGCGTCTTGGCGCCACCGAACTTGAACGCCAGCGTGTCGCTTTGCGGGCACGCGCTGACGCAGCTGGTGCAACCCATACATTCTGCCGAGACCACGGCGCCCTTGGAGTGCGCAACGTCGACGCCGTTGGGGCAGACGCGGTTGCAGCGTCCGCAGTTGGTGCAGGTCGAGTCGTTCTTGGCGAGCACGGTGGGGCTCAGCACGCCGAAGATCCCCTGCAGCGCGCCGTACGGACACAGGTAGCGGCACCAGAACGACTTCACCGGGATTGAGACCACCATGATCGCGCCAACCGCTGCGATGATTCCGATGCCGAACTTCGCATAGACGTCGAAAAGCTTCATGTCGGCGACCGCGTAAAACGGCGTGCCCATAAACGCGCGCAGGCTACCTACCGGAGCGCCGAGCAGCCAGAACAGGAACAGGAACGTTCCCACGTACTTCAGTCCCACAAGCGCGCGGTCGAGCCATTTGGGTACGCGGACGTTCTTGCCGAACAGCTTCTGGCCGAGCTTGGCGAGGTACTCCGAGATCATGCCAATGGGGCACAGCCACGCACACGGCGCTCGGCGGAAGAGCCAAGCCGTGAGGAGGATGGCGACGAGCACCACGATTGCAACGGGATGCAGCGTGTCGAAGTAGCCGGTCGCAAGCCACGTCTTGAGCGCCGCCAGCCCGCCGAGTGGGAGGAAGGCATCGGCGACGTTGGGACGAGGTGCGGCGACACCCGTCCCGGTCTGCACGTAGCTCCAGAAACGCACGTACTCGAGAAGCGCGATGAGCAGGCTTGCGATCAGCGCCAGGCGCACGGAGTCTCGAAACGAGAACGGCCAGCGCCTGGTCTTGACAGCCGCGGGCGCCACAGGTGGCGAGGCGGACTTCTGCCGACGTGTGGAGGACAACCTGACTCCTTCTTGCTTCCGCTCTCGCGGGAGGTTCGACTGGGAGCCCAGGACTGCCGGATCGCGGGCACGAACAAGAACATTACGATAGTCGAACAGTCGGGCGCGTAATGCTACTGTTTCGCGCCCTCTTCCATAGAGTCTCCACAACCCGACGCTCGCGCGGTGCTTCTAGCACGGGAGCCGAAGCCACCTGAGGCTGGCCGAGAGGCTTGGTCGGCCGCGCAGGCAATCCTCATCCCTAGCGTGCGGCGTGACCATCGCCGGCTGTCAGCGCGGGGCCTCACCGTGCGCGCTCGGGTCGTAGGTCGGGTCGAACGAGAGCCGCATTGGCGGCAAGCTCCCCTCGCGCGCAACGGGTGGTCGTCCCATTTCGGCACAGCGGTGCGAGGGGCAGCCGAGCAATCGCTAGTGCGAGAGCGGCGTGCCTGCGTGCTCGGAGTCGTCGTCTGCCTCGTCGCTCGGGCGGTTCGCCGGCGGCGCGGCTGCCGGGCCCGCGCTGCAGCTACTGCCGCAGGTCGAGCAGGCGCCGTCGCAACCGAGCAGCTTGAGCGTGTTGCACCGCGGGCAGCGGATCTCCGGCGATGCCAGGCCGCACGACGGACAGATCGGCAGGATTGCCATCTTCGCAGCCTCCTCTACGCGATTCGCAGGATGTGAGCGATCAGCCCGCCGAGTAGAAATGCCAGCGTGAGCGAGCCCGCGAGCAGGCCGAGCATGTAAGCCCAGCCGCGCTCGCGGAGCACCACCATCGTGCTGGCGACGCACGGCACGAACAGGGTGATGGTCACCATCGCCACCAGCATCTGCGCGTTGCTCAGTTTCATCGTG
This genomic interval from Coriobacteriia bacterium contains the following:
- a CDS encoding helicase C-terminal domain-containing protein — translated: MTSEALHRFLVPGTDPDVVASYETLAERARTMVFGFEDEVAVVDIETTGYDCERDHVIEIAAAILRGPEIVATFDELVDPLVPVPLEITKLTGITDEMVAGQPSVEAVVSRLLEFVGGRDVVAHNVSFDRSFLERVAGRHAFRGRWLDSLQLVRVGLPRLRSHRLADLSEAFTVRPDGAPHRALHDVLALAAVWRIALVGASDLPAGLLHRITDFAPDTEWPLRAVLAHLAGAEPGSVFDLKEARRKRVAADKAEALHDADEIATVCPTPERVLEEFTAEGIAGRMYEGFESRAEQLEMAGAVLEAFDTRTNVAIEAGTGVGKSIAYLVPAALYALENRVGVGVATKTNALMDQLVYHELPRLNAALGGKLRYVALKGYDHYPCLRKLERYSSELGENGADDDRLSTIASLYSWTVQSSWGDLDAINLHWGRRELRTAIQASQADCTHKRCRFFPQLCYLHGVRRRASSAHVVVTNHALLFRDVVAQGGILPPIRHWVVDEAHSAETEARKQLTVGAGHVELSTVLGGLASKTRGGLLETLRRSLRGGEGVAGILGVIVRMEEQTQRCLTLSDSLFDFVKDLAPLAGESAYDGAELWVTEGTRDTSPWGVVASTGTSLAKRLESLLRDGRELMTLIEELGPEYTDGRADLAGLLTRLADQQAGLVAVLDGEDESLVYSVELDRRRDRDAEKLRAERLDVGQVLADDLYERVQSVVFCSATIATGESFAHFAHCVGLDLLDDARWRSLRLTSSYDFERQMSVFVPTDLHEPNQHGYLADLETLIENVHQAMGGSVLTLFTNRRDMEHLHAILEPRLEREGIALLCQKRGTSAKRLRDEFLADERLSLFALKSFWEGFDAKGDTLRCVIVPKLPFGRPSDPLAKERELREGRGAWRRYTLPEAVLELKQAAGRLIRSNADTGCLVIADARVVTKGYGRDFLGALPVADIERMSSDAVVDAIRERFGR
- the sdaAB gene encoding L-serine ammonia-lyase, iron-sulfur-dependent subunit beta → MARQRSVFDIVGPVMIGPSSSHTAGACRLGELARAIFAETPTHARILLHGSFASTGPGHGTDIALVAGLLGMHPDDERLPNALELARNSGLTVEFAEADLGDSHPNTAQFELCDAEGHTMCVRGSSLGGGDVVVNQIDHFEVEITGDLPVLVVGHVDRPGEIAAVTSLLAESDVNIASMQVSREQRGANALMLIETDAVVDRVTAERIAKQPGVTSVRRVSAV
- a CDS encoding alkaline phosphatase family protein; protein product: MAVLVALAIACASTLGGCKPAAKPTAAPPKRITTADLQANGGGIVPDRPPGLDKIDHFVFIIQENRSFDHYFGTYPGVDGIPAGVEVPGLLGQTVAPYHDTSLTNRGGPHGWDAAIADIDGGRMDGFLNQSWGSIALSPPLGPGRGNAQDVMGYHDYHEIPNYWDYANLFVLQDHMYESVASYSLPSHLYIIAGQSGGYVGGPLVPVPHTFSFPEITQLLQNSGIDWKYYVREGRVGDTEDDALVGMSSDQTQAAQVYTNKNPLPAFPAVRDDPSQYARLVDTEQFYVDAREGKLPQVSWVIPSDDVSEHPPSNIADGMAYVTGVVNAVMAGPDWNHTAIFIAWDDWGGFYDHVMPPKVDQYGLGLRVPSLVISPYSKRGFIDHRMASFESWLKLVEERFGVASLTTRDTQAYDLIDSFDFSQAPRKPVLLKATPEGTPYPPTATK
- a CDS encoding 4Fe-4S binding protein, whose product is MSSTRRQKSASPPVAPAAVKTRRWPFSFRDSVRLALIASLLIALLEYVRFWSYVQTGTGVAAPRPNVADAFLPLGGLAALKTWLATGYFDTLHPVAIVVLVAILLTAWLFRRAPCAWLCPIGMISEYLAKLGQKLFGKNVRVPKWLDRALVGLKYVGTFLFLFWLLGAPVGSLRAFMGTPFYAVADMKLFDVYAKFGIGIIAAVGAIMVVSIPVKSFWCRYLCPYGALQGIFGVLSPTVLAKNDSTCTNCGRCNRVCPNGVDVAHSKGAVVSAECMGCTSCVSACPQSDTLAFKFGGAKTLDPLSFGLMFIVVFLAVVTVAVITGHFGNGLSPQEYRAMLQMSSDVHLPM